One Microbacterium keratanolyticum DNA window includes the following coding sequences:
- a CDS encoding enoyl-CoA hydratase/isomerase family protein, with protein sequence MSSITVESSDSVWRVTLTRADKRNALTSEMINGLHAALDEAEAADASVLVLTAEGSLFCAGADIAGYRDAADDPAALRLFTDSARWLCTRLTQSPVVIVAAVNGTALGGGFELVLAADIVLSVESARFGLPELRLGLIPGWGGTQRLALHVGANRAKRAVLLSETFSAGELRDAGLVSAVVADAVELETVVADIVGRLATTAPLAASAAKNAITLAVDPHSGASAGFDRERELLLALFDTEDGREGVRAFVEKRAPEWAGR encoded by the coding sequence ATGAGCAGCATCACGGTCGAATCGTCCGACTCGGTGTGGCGTGTCACCCTCACCCGCGCCGACAAGCGCAATGCGCTGACATCCGAGATGATCAACGGCCTGCACGCCGCACTCGACGAGGCCGAGGCGGCGGACGCGAGCGTCCTGGTACTCACGGCCGAGGGCTCACTGTTCTGCGCCGGTGCCGACATCGCCGGCTACCGCGACGCCGCAGACGATCCGGCGGCGCTGCGCCTCTTCACGGACAGCGCCCGCTGGCTGTGCACGCGACTCACACAGTCCCCCGTCGTGATCGTCGCGGCCGTCAACGGCACCGCACTCGGCGGTGGCTTCGAGCTCGTGCTCGCCGCGGACATCGTGCTGAGTGTGGAGTCGGCGCGCTTCGGCCTGCCCGAACTGCGCCTGGGCCTCATCCCCGGCTGGGGAGGCACCCAGCGGCTCGCGCTGCATGTCGGGGCGAATCGCGCCAAGCGCGCCGTTCTGCTGAGCGAGACGTTCTCCGCCGGCGAGCTACGCGACGCCGGGCTGGTCAGCGCCGTCGTCGCCGACGCCGTCGAGCTCGAGACCGTTGTCGCCGACATCGTCGGACGCCTCGCGACGACCGCTCCGCTCGCGGCGAGCGCCGCCAAGAACGCGATCACCCTCGCCGTCGATCCGCACTCCGGCGCGTCAGCCGGGTTCGACCGTGAGCGGGAGCTCCTTCTTGCACTCTTCGACACCGAGGACGGCCGCGAAGGCGTGCGCGCCTTCGTCGAGAAGCGCGCGCCGGAGTGGGCCGGACGCTGA
- a CDS encoding CaiB/BaiF CoA transferase family protein, whose amino-acid sequence MASSEQKSASPAVGMLTGIRVVSFTHFLQGPSASQLLADLGAEVIKIEPHTGAFERSWSAPNRSLNGYSPFFALGNRNVRSMAIDLKHPDAAPLVRELLESADVLIESFRPGTLDRLGFGYEDVAAFNPGIVYASLSGYGSDGPYRDRPGQDVLVQALSGLAGATGGAGAPPTPAGASIVDQHAGVLGAFGILAALHGRARTGRGTLVESNLLNAALDLQIEPLTYALNGWTGARSENGVSSMYYTAPYGVFATSDGHLCISLTSPAALEAVFEDPWFTAEHREPYDAREDVNARVATHMRTRTGADWTETFTAARMWFAPVNSYAEVLADPQVAFNDSFDEFDDEAAGRVRVLKHPVMYGGSRPGVRTVPPTLGAHTREILADLGHSDESIAQHFQRKIVS is encoded by the coding sequence ATGGCATCTTCTGAGCAGAAGTCCGCCTCCCCCGCGGTCGGCATGCTGACCGGAATCCGCGTCGTGAGCTTCACGCACTTCCTACAGGGCCCCTCGGCGAGTCAGCTACTCGCCGACCTCGGCGCTGAGGTCATCAAGATCGAGCCGCACACCGGAGCATTCGAGCGCTCGTGGAGCGCCCCCAACCGCTCGCTCAACGGATACAGCCCGTTCTTCGCGCTGGGCAATCGCAACGTGCGCAGCATGGCCATCGATCTCAAGCATCCGGATGCGGCACCGCTCGTGCGCGAGCTGCTCGAAAGTGCCGATGTCCTGATCGAGAGTTTCCGCCCCGGCACCCTGGACCGGCTCGGGTTCGGCTATGAGGATGTCGCCGCATTCAACCCGGGTATCGTCTACGCGTCGCTGTCGGGCTACGGCTCCGACGGGCCCTACCGGGACCGCCCGGGGCAGGACGTGCTGGTGCAGGCGCTGTCCGGATTGGCTGGCGCCACCGGCGGGGCCGGCGCACCACCGACACCGGCAGGAGCGAGCATCGTGGACCAGCATGCGGGAGTGCTCGGAGCCTTCGGGATTCTCGCCGCACTGCACGGCAGGGCGCGCACCGGGCGCGGCACGCTCGTGGAGAGCAACCTGCTCAACGCCGCCCTCGACCTGCAGATCGAGCCGCTCACCTACGCGTTGAACGGTTGGACGGGCGCGCGATCCGAGAACGGCGTCTCGTCGATGTACTACACCGCCCCCTACGGCGTCTTCGCAACATCCGACGGGCACCTGTGCATCTCGCTCACCTCGCCCGCGGCCCTCGAGGCGGTCTTCGAGGACCCCTGGTTCACCGCCGAGCACCGCGAACCCTACGACGCACGGGAAGACGTGAACGCGCGGGTCGCGACCCACATGCGCACGCGGACAGGCGCCGACTGGACCGAGACGTTCACGGCCGCGCGGATGTGGTTCGCCCCTGTCAACTCCTACGCCGAGGTGCTGGCAGACCCGCAGGTGGCCTTCAACGACTCCTTCGACGAGTTCGACGACGAGGCGGCCGGTCGCGTGCGTGTGCTCAAGCACCCGGTGATGTACGGCGGATCGCGTCCCGGCGTACGCACCGTTCCTCCGACGCTCGGCGCACACACCCGCGAGATCCTCGCCGATCTGGGGCATTCCGACGAGTCCATCGCGCAGCACTTTCAACGAAAGATCGTCTCATGA
- a CDS encoding NAD-dependent epimerase/dehydratase family protein, with translation MTTTTQNLLTRDSLPEFFRDADHLDDFMSLPTAETVADLAALDGDVMILGVAGKMGISLARMIKAAAPGKRVIGVSRFSESGSEENLRAHGVETIRCDLLDRAAVEKLPRVANIIYMAGLKFDYRGREDFLWAMNTLAPAIVADTFRDSRIVALSTIHVYPWSDPRRGGVDERTPPVARPGEYANSVVGRERTFQYFSGLHGTPGRLVRFVYAVDMRYGALQEIASWVRTRTPIPLATGNVNVQWQGDAINHFARLLRHVETPATPINIGGPECVSVRHVAERFGQLFDIDPIFEGTESDHLLFVNCDQAADLLGNPTVTLEPMLRWIAEWVENEKPLYGKPSKFEVRNGIF, from the coding sequence ATGACCACCACCACCCAGAACCTGCTGACCCGGGACTCTCTGCCCGAGTTCTTCCGGGATGCCGACCATCTCGACGACTTCATGTCACTGCCGACGGCAGAGACCGTCGCCGACCTCGCTGCCTTGGACGGCGACGTGATGATCCTCGGCGTCGCCGGGAAGATGGGCATCTCGCTCGCCCGCATGATCAAGGCGGCCGCCCCCGGTAAACGCGTCATCGGCGTCTCCCGGTTCTCGGAATCGGGAAGCGAGGAGAACCTGCGCGCCCACGGCGTCGAGACCATCCGCTGCGACCTCCTGGATCGCGCGGCTGTCGAGAAGCTGCCCCGCGTCGCGAACATCATCTACATGGCGGGCCTGAAGTTCGACTATCGGGGTCGCGAGGACTTCCTCTGGGCGATGAACACGCTCGCCCCCGCGATCGTCGCCGACACCTTCCGCGATTCGCGCATCGTGGCGCTGTCGACCATTCACGTCTACCCCTGGTCCGATCCCCGCCGCGGTGGTGTCGACGAGCGCACACCACCCGTCGCGCGCCCCGGTGAGTACGCCAACTCGGTCGTCGGTCGTGAGCGCACGTTCCAGTACTTCAGCGGTCTTCACGGCACGCCGGGTCGCCTCGTGCGCTTCGTGTACGCCGTCGACATGCGCTACGGCGCCCTGCAGGAGATCGCGAGCTGGGTGCGCACCCGCACCCCCATTCCGCTCGCGACCGGCAACGTGAACGTGCAGTGGCAGGGCGATGCCATCAACCACTTCGCGCGGCTGCTCCGTCATGTAGAAACCCCGGCGACCCCTATCAACATCGGGGGGCCCGAGTGTGTCAGCGTGCGGCACGTCGCCGAGCGCTTCGGGCAGCTGTTCGACATCGACCCGATCTTCGAAGGTACGGAGTCCGATCACCTCCTTTTCGTGAACTGCGACCAGGCGGCTGACCTTCTCGGCAACCCCACCGTCACTCTCGAGCCGATGCTGCGCTGGATCGCCGAATGGGTCGAGAACGAGAAGCCTCTCTACGGCAAGCCGAGCAAGTTCGAGGTGCGCAATGGCATCTTCTGA
- a CDS encoding dihydrodipicolinate synthase family protein, which produces MTSMDDRVDHARRLLARGGVIPAHPLALSADRQLDERRQRALSRYYLDAGSNGLAVGVHTTQFGIRDAGLFPDVLRISAEAAAEHAEREPVLIAGVIGDTAQAVAEAELAIASGYHAVLLNVASWRDAEESEVLAHCRAVAEVAPVIGFALLPEVGGFHLSFDFWRAFAEIPQVVAIKMAPFNRYRTIDIVRGVVHARAEEHITLFTGNDDHIVLDLLAPFDIPRDGELVRMQVRGGLLGHWSVWTRRAVEQSEWLRDAASGDLVPADALALDSRVTDANGAIYDARNDFAGCIPGCMEVLRRQGLLEGIWCLDPAEALSPGQLAEIDRVYAEHPDLSDDDFVASNLSRWLT; this is translated from the coding sequence ATGACCTCGATGGATGATCGCGTCGATCACGCGCGACGGCTCCTCGCACGCGGCGGAGTGATCCCCGCGCACCCCCTCGCCCTGTCCGCAGATCGGCAGCTCGACGAGCGTCGCCAGCGCGCGCTCAGCCGCTACTACCTCGACGCCGGATCGAACGGACTCGCCGTCGGCGTGCACACGACACAGTTCGGCATCCGCGACGCGGGGCTCTTCCCCGACGTGCTCCGCATCAGCGCGGAAGCCGCCGCCGAGCACGCCGAGCGCGAGCCCGTGCTCATCGCAGGCGTCATCGGCGACACGGCGCAGGCGGTCGCGGAAGCCGAGCTCGCCATTGCCTCGGGCTATCACGCGGTGCTCCTCAACGTCGCATCATGGCGCGACGCCGAGGAGTCCGAGGTTCTGGCCCATTGCCGCGCCGTCGCCGAGGTCGCACCTGTGATCGGGTTCGCGCTGCTCCCCGAGGTCGGCGGGTTCCACCTGTCGTTCGACTTCTGGCGCGCGTTCGCGGAGATTCCGCAAGTGGTGGCGATCAAGATGGCGCCGTTCAACCGCTATCGCACGATCGACATCGTGCGGGGCGTGGTGCATGCACGCGCTGAGGAACACATCACACTGTTCACCGGCAATGACGACCACATCGTGCTCGATCTGCTCGCCCCTTTCGACATCCCCCGAGACGGAGAGCTCGTGCGGATGCAGGTCCGAGGAGGACTCCTCGGACACTGGAGCGTCTGGACCCGGCGCGCGGTCGAACAGTCCGAGTGGCTCCGTGACGCGGCATCCGGAGACCTGGTGCCGGCTGACGCCCTCGCACTCGACTCGCGAGTGACCGACGCGAACGGGGCGATCTATGACGCCCGCAACGACTTCGCCGGGTGCATTCCCGGATGCATGGAAGTGCTCCGCCGCCAGGGGTTGCTTGAGGGCATCTGGTGCCTCGACCCGGCCGAAGCGCTTTCCCCCGGTCAGCTCGCGGAGATCGATCGCGTGTACGCGGAGCATCCGGATCTCTCCGACGACGACTTCGTCGCCTCGAACCTCTCCCGCTGGCTGACCTGA
- a CDS encoding enolase-like domain-containing protein, whose amino-acid sequence MTQTDTRIPFRYGIAEMTRAPHAVVEVEIVRDGRRSRGLAAEQLPPKWFTKDPDSPYADDLAVMVDVILHAAGVAEGMSAPDAFQLWRELDRAQSDWGQAQGIPGLLSGLGTALVERAVIDAICRLEETPFADALRSGLLGLQSQIIHPELHGHRFAPAPSTHLFVRHTVGLGDPLTDADVHDAPDHLPVSLQASLRHYGLTHLKIKTRGEAGEDIERLHRILALSREAGVTPRFTIDGNEAMTQAAQFTDWWGALSEDRELEGALTRDLIAVEQPFARTVALSDEVGRTLRAASVPVIIDESDADVDSVRLAMDLGYAGGTYKGCKGVFRGIANAALVDARGAERPTVFTAEDLATLPPLTVPQDLVVAATLGMTHIERNGHHYFGRLAGLGPDTDDRAAAAHPDLYEELEGRVRLRIRDGRVATESVLTAPFGLTPLLNVSALPPLTSATATDGLI is encoded by the coding sequence GTGACGCAAACCGACACCCGCATCCCGTTCCGCTACGGGATCGCGGAGATGACACGCGCGCCGCATGCCGTCGTCGAGGTCGAGATCGTCCGCGACGGCAGGCGCTCGCGCGGTCTAGCCGCCGAGCAACTCCCGCCGAAGTGGTTCACGAAGGATCCGGATTCGCCCTACGCTGACGACCTGGCCGTCATGGTCGACGTCATCCTGCACGCGGCGGGCGTCGCAGAGGGCATGTCTGCGCCGGATGCCTTTCAACTCTGGCGCGAGCTCGACCGTGCACAGAGCGACTGGGGACAAGCGCAGGGCATCCCCGGGCTGCTCAGCGGTCTTGGCACAGCCCTGGTCGAGCGTGCCGTGATCGACGCGATCTGCCGGCTCGAGGAGACCCCGTTCGCCGACGCTCTCCGAAGCGGGCTCCTGGGCCTGCAGTCCCAGATCATCCACCCGGAACTTCACGGGCATCGCTTCGCCCCCGCGCCATCAACGCACCTCTTCGTGCGTCACACGGTCGGCCTCGGCGACCCGCTCACCGATGCGGACGTACATGATGCTCCCGACCATCTGCCGGTGAGCCTGCAGGCATCGCTCCGGCACTACGGACTGACCCACCTGAAGATCAAGACCCGCGGTGAGGCCGGAGAAGACATCGAGCGTCTGCATCGCATCCTCGCCCTCTCCAGGGAAGCCGGCGTGACACCGCGATTCACGATCGACGGCAACGAGGCGATGACGCAGGCGGCTCAGTTCACCGACTGGTGGGGCGCTCTCTCCGAGGACCGTGAACTCGAAGGCGCGCTCACTCGCGACCTCATTGCCGTCGAACAGCCGTTCGCCCGCACCGTCGCCCTGAGCGACGAGGTCGGGCGGACACTGCGCGCCGCATCCGTTCCCGTGATCATCGATGAATCCGATGCCGACGTGGACTCCGTGCGCCTGGCGATGGACCTCGGCTATGCCGGCGGCACCTACAAGGGGTGCAAGGGTGTGTTCCGCGGCATCGCGAACGCTGCGCTGGTCGACGCGCGCGGCGCAGAGCGCCCGACCGTGTTCACCGCGGAGGATCTCGCCACTCTCCCTCCCCTGACAGTCCCGCAGGACCTCGTGGTCGCGGCAACTCTCGGGATGACTCACATCGAACGCAACGGACACCACTACTTCGGTCGCCTTGCCGGCCTCGGTCCCGACACAGACGATCGCGCTGCTGCGGCACATCCGGACCTCTACGAGGAGCTCGAGGGCCGCGTTCGCCTGCGCATCCGCGACGGACGCGTCGCGACGGAGTCGGTGCTCACCGCCCCGTTCGGCCTCACGCCTCTTCTCAACGTCTCCGCCCTCCCTCCGCTCACCTCCGCGACAGCCACCGATGGCCTGATCTGA
- a CDS encoding MFS transporter — protein MRDDARARNRLSRTPPRWAIVAALAFMGMCSSFMFTLVVPLQADLPRLLNATREDTTWVITITLLVAAVATPIAGRLGDMYGKRRVVIALLLALVVGSAIAALSTSIIGVIIGRGLQGAVSGVVPLGIAIMRDVLPPQRLGTAVALMSATMGVGGAVGMPLAAFIALNADWHALFWLGAGLGLLSLVLVFLVVPEDVLRSPGRLDWRGAIGLAAGLSGILLFISRGAEWGWTSPLALGCAIGGIGMLLLWGWYQLRTTDPLLDLRVAARPAVLLTNIAGIGMGFALFASNVTFPQMLEMPEELGGGFSLDMLGAALVIMPAGLVMMVISPLSGWLERTVGPRPLFTVGAAAIVLAYVFVLIWSTEVWHILVANLFIGVGIGFTFAAMPMIIMRSVPADETGASNGLNALFRSVGTSTASAVMGAVLAGMSVEVAGAMVPTREAFLLCFWLAIGAGVITVVLSLMIPRPKPLPHAALR, from the coding sequence ATGAGAGATGATGCCCGCGCCCGAAATCGTCTCTCCCGAACCCCTCCCCGGTGGGCGATCGTCGCGGCACTTGCCTTCATGGGCATGTGCTCGTCGTTCATGTTCACCCTCGTGGTGCCCCTGCAGGCCGATCTGCCCCGCCTGCTGAACGCCACTCGCGAAGACACCACCTGGGTCATCACGATCACGCTTCTCGTCGCCGCGGTCGCCACCCCGATCGCGGGACGCCTCGGTGACATGTACGGCAAGCGCCGGGTCGTCATCGCCCTGCTCCTCGCCCTCGTCGTCGGGTCCGCGATCGCCGCGCTGTCGACCTCGATCATCGGTGTCATCATCGGCCGCGGTCTGCAAGGCGCCGTCAGCGGTGTCGTCCCGCTGGGCATCGCCATCATGCGTGACGTGCTCCCGCCCCAGCGACTCGGCACCGCCGTCGCTCTCATGAGCGCGACAATGGGCGTCGGCGGCGCTGTCGGCATGCCCCTCGCCGCGTTCATCGCCCTGAACGCCGACTGGCACGCCCTGTTCTGGCTCGGCGCCGGCCTCGGTCTGCTGTCACTCGTGCTCGTGTTCCTGGTCGTTCCCGAAGATGTGCTGCGTTCACCCGGGCGTCTCGACTGGCGGGGCGCGATCGGCCTCGCGGCGGGACTCAGCGGCATCCTGCTCTTCATCTCTCGGGGCGCGGAATGGGGCTGGACCTCTCCCCTCGCGCTCGGGTGCGCGATCGGCGGAATCGGGATGCTGCTGCTGTGGGGCTGGTATCAGCTGCGCACGACGGATCCACTGCTGGACCTGCGCGTCGCCGCGCGCCCCGCGGTGCTGTTGACCAACATCGCCGGCATCGGGATGGGCTTCGCCCTCTTCGCGTCGAACGTGACCTTCCCGCAGATGCTCGAGATGCCGGAAGAGCTCGGCGGCGGATTCAGCCTCGACATGCTCGGCGCCGCCCTCGTCATCATGCCCGCAGGTCTCGTGATGATGGTGATCTCACCCCTATCCGGATGGCTGGAGCGCACCGTCGGGCCTCGCCCGCTCTTCACGGTCGGCGCCGCGGCGATCGTGCTCGCCTACGTGTTCGTGCTGATCTGGTCGACCGAGGTGTGGCACATCCTGGTCGCGAACCTGTTCATCGGCGTCGGCATCGGATTCACGTTCGCCGCGATGCCGATGATCATCATGCGCTCGGTGCCCGCCGACGAGACCGGGGCCTCCAACGGACTCAACGCCCTGTTCCGCTCCGTCGGCACCTCGACCGCATCCGCTGTCATGGGCGCGGTACTCGCCGGGATGAGCGTCGAGGTCGCCGGAGCCATGGTTCCGACTCGCGAGGCGTTCCTGCTGTGCTTCTGGCTGGCGATCGGTGCGGGCGTCATCACCGTCGTCCTGTCGCTGATGATCCCGCGCCCGAAGCCGTTGCCGCACGCCGCACTGCGGTAG
- a CDS encoding MarR family winged helix-turn-helix transcriptional regulator — MEHATATDLQAWESYQRMRQRLSARIARELATTGLSEADYEILGALVREDRPVRPTALGCELDWEKSRLSHQLRRMEQRGLLTRESCADDGRGFEITITTAGRDAHATAKETYDAAVCRYVTQALSSEQLQQLRDISEALLPHLEEPHHA; from the coding sequence ATGGAGCACGCAACCGCCACCGACCTGCAGGCCTGGGAGTCCTACCAGCGCATGCGGCAGCGGCTGTCCGCGCGCATCGCCCGTGAACTCGCCACGACCGGGCTCTCCGAAGCCGACTACGAGATCCTCGGCGCGCTCGTCCGCGAAGATCGCCCCGTGCGACCGACGGCACTCGGCTGCGAGCTTGACTGGGAGAAGAGCCGTCTCTCGCACCAGCTGCGCCGCATGGAACAGCGCGGCCTGCTGACCCGCGAGAGCTGCGCCGACGACGGGCGCGGCTTCGAGATCACCATCACCACCGCAGGGCGGGATGCTCACGCAACGGCGAAAGAGACGTACGACGCGGCGGTCTGCCGCTACGTGACCCAGGCGCTCAGTTCAGAGCAGCTGCAGCAGCTGCGCGACATCTCCGAAGCGCTGCTCCCCCACCTCGAAGAGCCGCACCACGCCTGA
- a CDS encoding NADPH-dependent F420 reductase gives MLTKIAVLGVGRVGAAVARTAIAAGLDVTVAGSGAAEDIALLAEIVIPGAKVATAADAVADADLVVVAVPLHKFRSVDPAILAGRIVVDAMNHWAPIDGELPEFSDPEVGTSEVVAAYFAEARIVKALNHIGYHELEEDARRDSADGRRALAYASDDAEAAASVHELLDRFGFDPISAGPLAVGIAFESGTRIFTSRLDAAGMRQALSEAAEDSALAA, from the coding sequence GTGCTCACGAAGATCGCCGTCCTCGGTGTCGGACGCGTCGGAGCCGCTGTGGCGCGCACGGCCATCGCCGCGGGCCTCGATGTCACTGTTGCCGGTTCCGGTGCGGCAGAAGACATCGCTCTCCTCGCCGAGATCGTGATCCCTGGCGCGAAGGTCGCCACGGCGGCTGATGCTGTCGCCGATGCCGACCTCGTCGTCGTGGCCGTACCGCTGCACAAGTTCCGCTCTGTCGACCCGGCCATCCTCGCGGGCCGCATCGTGGTCGACGCCATGAACCACTGGGCGCCGATCGACGGGGAGCTTCCCGAGTTCAGCGATCCCGAGGTGGGCACGAGCGAGGTCGTCGCCGCATACTTCGCAGAGGCTCGCATCGTGAAGGCTCTCAACCACATCGGCTACCACGAGCTCGAAGAAGACGCCCGACGTGACAGCGCTGACGGCCGTCGCGCTCTCGCTTACGCCTCGGATGACGCGGAGGCGGCCGCATCCGTCCATGAGCTGCTCGACCGCTTCGGTTTCGATCCGATCTCCGCAGGCCCCCTCGCCGTCGGCATCGCCTTCGAGAGCGGTACCCGCATCTTCACCTCTCGGCTTGACGCCGCGGGCATGCGCCAGGCGCTGTCCGAGGCCGCGGAAGACTCCGCGCTCGCCGCCTGA